One genomic region from Amycolatopsis sp. FBCC-B4732 encodes:
- a CDS encoding glycosyltransferase family 2 protein, which yields MSSDGDRPRVSVVIPTYNRCEMLRTTLEHLTRQQLPLGEFEVIVADDGSSDATKEVVESFADRLRVKYHFQEDLGFRAGAARNAGARSAAAPLLVFLDTGPLFGTDFLLRHLAAHADETERRAVIGYAYGYKPEKDMSWITGVVAQVGPEETVARHAHDPEFQDVRHPYLADIVSGLDHLPWRLFFTINCSVRTDDFWAVGGFDEEFHGWGAEDTELAFRLSRHGVRFTVAEDAWVVDLPHDREQFDLWEQLARNMLHFLAKHREPAIEIGLALAIRHLFWSYEEDYRALLAWQEQARDTDVAAELTEAVRRVPAGAKIAILGSGGEIPAAVPPAILLDFDAGLVARAAAAGGHVGHHTMGLRTPLADQSVDTVIVTSRFAGLWERWQDELLTEARRVGREVVVPAGFGAEHD from the coding sequence ATGAGTTCGGACGGGGATCGCCCGCGGGTGTCCGTGGTCATACCCACGTACAACCGGTGCGAGATGCTGCGTACCACCCTCGAGCACCTGACGCGCCAGCAGCTCCCGCTCGGTGAGTTCGAGGTGATCGTCGCGGACGACGGTTCCTCCGACGCCACGAAGGAAGTCGTCGAATCCTTCGCGGACCGGCTGCGGGTGAAGTACCACTTCCAGGAGGACCTCGGGTTCCGCGCCGGCGCCGCGCGCAACGCCGGGGCGCGATCGGCGGCCGCACCGCTGTTGGTCTTCCTGGACACCGGGCCGCTGTTCGGCACCGACTTCCTGCTCCGCCACCTCGCGGCCCACGCCGACGAAACCGAGCGCCGGGCGGTCATCGGCTACGCCTACGGGTACAAGCCGGAAAAGGACATGTCCTGGATCACCGGCGTCGTGGCGCAGGTGGGTCCGGAAGAGACGGTCGCGCGCCACGCCCACGACCCGGAGTTCCAGGACGTCCGGCACCCGTACCTGGCCGACATCGTCTCCGGTCTGGACCACCTGCCCTGGCGGCTCTTCTTCACCATCAACTGCTCGGTCCGCACGGACGACTTCTGGGCCGTCGGGGGCTTCGACGAGGAGTTCCACGGCTGGGGCGCGGAGGACACCGAGCTCGCGTTCCGGCTGTCCCGCCACGGCGTGCGGTTCACCGTCGCCGAGGACGCCTGGGTGGTCGACCTGCCGCACGACCGGGAGCAGTTCGACCTGTGGGAGCAGCTCGCCCGGAATATGCTCCACTTCCTGGCCAAGCACCGCGAGCCCGCCATCGAGATCGGCCTGGCGCTGGCCATCCGGCACCTCTTCTGGAGCTACGAAGAGGACTACCGCGCCCTGCTTGCGTGGCAGGAGCAGGCGCGCGACACGGACGTGGCGGCCGAGCTGACCGAGGCCGTGCGGCGCGTCCCCGCGGGCGCGAAGATCGCGATCCTCGGCTCCGGCGGGGAAATCCCGGCGGCCGTCCCGCCCGCGATCCTGCTGGACTTCGACGCCGGACTGGTGGCGCGGGCGGCCGCGGCGGGCGGGCACGTCGGGCACCACACCATGGGCCTGCGCACGCCGCTGGCCGACCAGTCCGTGGACACGGTGATCGTCACGTCCCGGTTCGCCGGCCTCTGGGAGCGCTGGCAGGACGAGCTGCTGACCGAAGCCCGCCGTGTCGGGCGGGAAGTCGTCGTCCCGGCCGGCTTCGGCGCCGAGCATGACTGA
- a CDS encoding GNAT family N-acetyltransferase has protein sequence MVTYEPMPSHLETERLLLRPWTGSDAEDLRALHAERGRGTPAIEDIRVLVTKLAEPAGIALLPIRRRLEGDFIGYCGLITGRSTLEEPEIAYELFRRAHGRGYATEAAAAVLEAAAATGRNRLWATVGEGNAPPLRVLDKLGFERHHVSTEDSGTVVWLTRALP, from the coding sequence GTGGTCACGTACGAGCCGATGCCGTCCCACCTGGAGACGGAGCGGCTGCTCCTGCGGCCGTGGACCGGTTCGGACGCCGAAGACCTCCGCGCCCTGCACGCCGAACGCGGCAGGGGGACGCCCGCGATCGAGGACATCCGCGTACTCGTCACGAAGCTGGCGGAGCCGGCCGGGATCGCGTTGCTGCCCATCCGGCGTCGCCTCGAAGGCGACTTCATCGGCTACTGCGGGCTGATCACCGGCCGTTCCACCCTCGAGGAGCCGGAAATCGCGTACGAGCTGTTCCGCCGCGCGCACGGGCGCGGCTACGCGACCGAGGCGGCCGCCGCGGTGCTCGAAGCCGCGGCGGCGACCGGGCGGAACCGGCTCTGGGCGACCGTGGGCGAGGGGAACGCCCCGCCGTTGCGCGTGCTGGACAAGCTCGGGTTCGAGCGGCACCACGTGTCCACTGAGGACAGTGGAACGGTGGTCTGGCTGACCCGCGCGCTCCCGTAG
- a CDS encoding TetR family transcriptional regulator C-terminal domain-containing protein produces the protein MAVHAEAPRGSLQHYFPGGKDQLIGEAVAWAGDYAARRVARLVTKIEDPTPGKLFAAMAGQWRDQFTGDGFDAGCPLVATVADTAATSDALRDAVGKAFDGWQRPVATALEQLGVPPARSASLAVLMISTLEGAIVLARAHRDVAPLETVVEELRPLLDGAVDRRRRREI, from the coding sequence GTGGCCGTCCACGCCGAAGCCCCGCGGGGGTCCCTGCAGCACTACTTCCCGGGCGGTAAGGACCAGCTGATCGGCGAAGCCGTCGCGTGGGCGGGCGACTACGCCGCCCGGCGAGTGGCGCGCCTGGTCACCAAGATCGAGGACCCGACCCCCGGCAAGCTCTTCGCGGCGATGGCGGGCCAGTGGCGCGACCAGTTCACCGGCGACGGCTTCGACGCGGGCTGCCCCCTGGTCGCGACGGTCGCCGACACGGCGGCCACCAGCGACGCCCTGCGCGACGCGGTGGGCAAGGCGTTCGACGGCTGGCAACGCCCGGTCGCCACGGCCCTCGAGCAGCTGGGCGTCCCGCCGGCCCGCAGCGCGTCCCTGGCGGTCCTGATGATCAGCACCCTGGAGGGCGCGATCGTCCTGGCCCGCGCCCATCGCGACGTCGCGCCCCTGGAAACGGTGGTCGAAGAACTGCGCCCGCTCCTGGACGGCGCGGTCGACCGGCGGCGCCGCCGCGAAATCTGA
- a CDS encoding GNAT family N-acetyltransferase, whose amino-acid sequence MTTVIEIREAGEADRECVGALVAACSPAGLRRRFGMGGPAEPAEVFRRYQRFLLAGPPDGVALLAFRAGTPVGLLNFVSETPGDGEIGILVADAWQRQGIGTALSRWLWTAGRWPGWTVRATVRAGNAGAEALLLRQGFRPVPTYERGERDFTLVVPAWATMTDVMKEAADDEDAARADGAQRRAPGADPRCRGDRHAGRGRPRRSPAGVPAALLPGR is encoded by the coding sequence ATGACCACCGTCATAGAGATCCGCGAAGCGGGCGAGGCCGATCGCGAGTGCGTCGGCGCGCTGGTCGCGGCCTGCTCGCCCGCCGGTCTCCGGCGCCGCTTCGGCATGGGCGGCCCCGCCGAGCCGGCCGAGGTCTTCCGGCGCTACCAGCGCTTCCTGCTCGCGGGACCGCCCGACGGCGTCGCGCTCCTCGCGTTCCGGGCCGGCACCCCCGTCGGCCTGCTCAACTTCGTCTCGGAAACCCCGGGCGACGGCGAAATCGGCATCCTGGTCGCCGACGCCTGGCAGCGGCAGGGGATCGGCACCGCGCTGAGCCGGTGGCTGTGGACGGCCGGGCGCTGGCCGGGGTGGACCGTCCGGGCCACCGTCCGGGCCGGGAACGCCGGTGCCGAAGCGCTGCTGCTGCGCCAGGGCTTCCGGCCGGTGCCCACGTACGAGCGGGGCGAGCGCGACTTCACGCTCGTCGTGCCCGCCTGGGCTACCATGACGGACGTCATGAAGGAGGCAGCCGATGACGAGGACGCCGCGCGAGCGGATGGTGCTCAGCGCCGCGCACCTGGTGCGGATCCACGGTGTCGGGGCGACCGGCATGCGGGACGTGGCCGTCCACGCCGAAGCCCCGCGGGGGTCCCTGCAGCACTACTTCCCGGGCGGTAA
- the groL gene encoding chaperonin GroEL (60 kDa chaperone family; promotes refolding of misfolded polypeptides especially under stressful conditions; forms two stacked rings of heptamers to form a barrel-shaped 14mer; ends can be capped by GroES; misfolded proteins enter the barrel where they are refolded when GroES binds) has translation MAKELRFGSDARDLLLAGVDKLAEAVKSTLGPKGRNVIIEKITGSPVVTNDGVTIAREIHLKNQFENMGAQLVKEAAIKTNDVVGDGTTTATVLAQAIVHEGMRAISGGGNPVLVKRGIDHAVGLLVTHLEKQAHPVVSEADYARVAAISANDDDAVGAVIAKALHTVGDGGVVTVEESPSIGMGVDFVEGFEFDNGYLSPYLVTDPGRLEAVLDDPYILMCAEKITKVQQLMPLLDKVMRAPRPLVVIGETVEGTALSMLVHNHMNGTFQSVAIRAPGFGDRRLHKLEDLAAIVGGAVLSRQSGFSMETMTLEHLGRAKQVRVTENRTTIVGGAGSAAAVDFRVGQLRAELERAQFGVDEDVLTERIGALTGKVAVVHVGAATPAELKELQHRVEDALSATRAAMAEGIVAGGGAALLHAEKALEGLGLDGDQAIGVEIVRRALAEPAYLIAHNAGHPAHEIVARTRELGDDEGFDALHDRYGDMIAMGVVDPLRVCRSAMQNGASVAGLLLTTNSLIAEEQTPWGGSAALMTEFGPLDGGLHQPSPDASTPQSLGMGPSVG, from the coding sequence ATGGCGAAGGAACTGCGGTTCGGCTCGGACGCCCGCGACCTGCTGCTGGCGGGCGTCGACAAGCTGGCCGAAGCGGTCAAGTCCACGTTGGGGCCCAAGGGCCGCAACGTGATCATCGAGAAGATCACCGGTTCGCCGGTGGTCACCAACGACGGCGTCACCATCGCGCGCGAGATCCACCTGAAGAACCAGTTCGAGAACATGGGCGCGCAGCTGGTCAAGGAAGCGGCGATCAAGACCAACGACGTCGTCGGCGACGGCACGACCACGGCCACCGTGCTGGCTCAGGCGATCGTCCACGAAGGCATGCGGGCGATCTCCGGCGGCGGCAACCCGGTGCTCGTCAAGCGCGGCATCGACCACGCCGTCGGGCTGCTGGTGACGCACCTGGAGAAGCAGGCGCACCCGGTGGTGTCCGAAGCGGACTACGCGCGGGTGGCGGCGATCTCGGCCAACGACGACGACGCCGTCGGCGCGGTGATCGCCAAGGCGCTGCACACCGTCGGCGACGGCGGGGTGGTGACGGTCGAAGAGTCGCCGTCGATCGGGATGGGCGTCGACTTCGTCGAAGGGTTCGAGTTCGACAACGGCTACCTCTCGCCGTACCTGGTCACCGACCCGGGCCGGCTGGAGGCGGTGCTCGACGACCCGTACATCCTGATGTGCGCGGAGAAGATCACCAAGGTGCAGCAGCTGATGCCGTTGCTGGACAAGGTGATGCGCGCGCCGCGTCCGCTGGTGGTGATCGGGGAGACGGTCGAAGGCACGGCGTTGTCCATGCTGGTGCACAACCACATGAACGGCACGTTCCAGTCGGTCGCGATCCGCGCACCGGGCTTCGGCGACCGGCGGCTGCACAAGCTGGAGGACCTGGCCGCGATCGTCGGCGGCGCGGTCCTTTCGCGACAGTCCGGGTTCTCGATGGAGACGATGACCCTGGAGCACCTCGGCCGGGCGAAGCAGGTCCGCGTCACGGAGAACCGCACGACGATCGTCGGCGGCGCGGGGTCGGCGGCCGCGGTGGACTTCCGGGTCGGCCAGCTGCGCGCGGAGCTGGAGCGCGCCCAGTTCGGCGTCGACGAGGACGTCCTGACCGAGCGGATCGGCGCCCTGACCGGCAAGGTCGCGGTGGTCCACGTCGGCGCGGCGACCCCGGCGGAGCTCAAGGAGCTGCAGCACCGCGTCGAGGACGCCCTGTCGGCCACCCGGGCGGCGATGGCCGAGGGCATCGTGGCCGGCGGGGGAGCGGCGCTGCTGCACGCGGAGAAGGCCCTGGAGGGCCTCGGTCTCGACGGCGACCAGGCGATCGGCGTGGAGATCGTCCGGCGGGCACTGGCGGAACCGGCGTACCTGATCGCGCACAACGCGGGCCACCCGGCCCACGAGATCGTGGCGCGCACCAGGGAACTGGGCGACGACGAAGGCTTCGACGCCCTGCACGACCGGTACGGCGACATGATCGCGATGGGCGTCGTGGACCCGCTGCGGGTGTGCCGCTCGGCGATGCAGAACGGCGCTTCGGTGGCGGGGCTGCTGCTGACGACGAACTCGCTGATCGCGGAGGAACAGACGCCGTGGGGCGGCAGCGCGGCCCTGATGACCGAGTTCGGCCCGCTGGACGGGGGCCTGCACCAGCCGTCGCCCGACGCGAGCACCCCGCAGTCCCTCGGGATGGGCCCCTCCGTCGGCTGA
- a CDS encoding NAD(P)-dependent alcohol dehydrogenase: MKAVRLQKYHQHPVIEDVPEPRATGPFDVVVKIGGAGVCRTDLHIIEEQWAQKSGVALPYTIGHENAGWVHEVGPAVTNVEVGDTVILHPTPTCGLCHACRAGDDMHCPNGSFPGIDSDGGMAEYLLTSARACIKLDPSTQPQDVAALADAGITAYHAVRKAVPHLYPGTTCVVNGAGGLGHIGIQSLKALTATRVIVVDRNADALELAATLGADETVLADGKQVDAVLDLTGGDGAEVVLDFVAEQGAQQDAFAMTRRAGSHFVIGYGSNIDIPTIDIISTERNVIGNLVGTYNDLVELMVLAQAGKVTLHTKKYPLDAALDALADLDAGRVRGRAILTP; encoded by the coding sequence ATGAAGGCCGTGCGGCTGCAGAAGTACCACCAGCACCCGGTGATCGAAGACGTCCCGGAGCCGCGCGCCACCGGACCCTTCGACGTCGTGGTCAAGATCGGCGGCGCCGGGGTGTGCCGCACCGACCTGCACATCATCGAGGAGCAGTGGGCCCAGAAGTCCGGCGTCGCGCTGCCGTACACGATCGGCCACGAGAACGCGGGGTGGGTGCACGAGGTCGGCCCGGCGGTGACCAACGTCGAGGTCGGCGACACGGTCATCCTGCACCCGACGCCGACGTGCGGGCTCTGCCACGCCTGCCGCGCGGGCGACGACATGCACTGCCCGAACGGGAGCTTCCCGGGCATCGACTCCGACGGCGGGATGGCCGAATACCTGCTGACGTCGGCGCGGGCGTGCATCAAGCTCGACCCGTCGACGCAGCCGCAGGACGTCGCGGCGCTGGCCGACGCGGGCATCACCGCCTACCACGCGGTGCGCAAGGCCGTCCCGCACCTGTACCCGGGCACCACCTGCGTCGTCAACGGCGCCGGCGGCCTCGGGCACATCGGCATCCAGTCGCTGAAGGCGCTGACCGCGACCCGCGTGATCGTGGTCGACCGCAACGCCGACGCGCTGGAGCTGGCGGCCACCCTGGGCGCCGACGAGACCGTGCTGGCCGACGGCAAGCAGGTCGACGCCGTGCTCGACCTGACCGGCGGCGACGGCGCGGAGGTCGTGCTCGACTTCGTCGCCGAGCAGGGCGCCCAGCAGGACGCCTTCGCGATGACCCGGCGCGCCGGGTCGCACTTCGTCATCGGCTACGGCAGCAACATCGACATCCCGACGATCGACATCATCTCCACCGAGCGCAACGTCATCGGCAACCTGGTCGGCACGTACAACGACCTGGTGGAGCTGATGGTGCTCGCCCAGGCCGGGAAGGTCACGCTCCACACGAAGAAGTACCCGCTGGACGCGGCTCTCGACGCACTGGCCGATCTCGACGCCGGTCGCGTGCGCGGTCGGGCCATCCTCACCCCCTAG
- a CDS encoding metal-sulfur cluster assembly factor — protein MTTLVLGARAAVWAALGTVRDPELDEPLTDLGFVARCEVDDEGRAVIRLRLPTYFCAPNFAFLMVADAYDAVAGVPGLTGLDIRLDDHFASDVINRGVAARQGFVASFEGEAVDELDTLRYDFVRKAVLAGTDRVCRTLSGRDPTALTLGEVPPGPDLDRLRARRRELGLPAADDDPLLLDPATGAAIAPADAKRHLAIARLTRTSMEANSGVCRGMLRARYSLISEEEGTG, from the coding sequence ATGACCACCCTGGTGCTCGGTGCCCGCGCCGCCGTGTGGGCGGCGCTGGGCACCGTCCGCGATCCCGAGCTGGACGAACCCCTCACCGACCTCGGCTTCGTCGCCCGCTGCGAGGTGGACGACGAGGGCCGCGCCGTCATCCGGCTGCGGCTGCCGACCTACTTCTGCGCGCCCAACTTCGCGTTCCTGATGGTGGCGGACGCCTACGACGCCGTGGCCGGGGTGCCGGGCCTGACCGGGCTCGACATCCGGCTCGACGACCACTTCGCTTCCGACGTCATCAACCGCGGGGTGGCGGCACGGCAGGGGTTCGTCGCGTCGTTCGAGGGCGAGGCCGTCGACGAGCTCGACACACTCCGCTACGACTTCGTCCGCAAGGCCGTGCTCGCCGGCACCGACCGCGTCTGCCGGACCCTGTCCGGGCGAGACCCGACCGCGCTGACGTTGGGCGAAGTCCCGCCGGGGCCGGACCTCGACCGGTTGCGCGCCCGCCGCCGTGAGCTGGGCCTGCCCGCCGCCGACGACGACCCGCTGCTGCTCGACCCGGCCACGGGTGCGGCGATCGCCCCCGCCGACGCGAAGCGCCACCTGGCCATCGCGCGGCTGACCCGCACGAGCATGGAGGCCAATTCCGGGGTGTGCCGCGGCATGTTGCGCGCGCGGTACTCGCTGATCAGCGAAGAGGAGGGCACGGGATGA
- a CDS encoding amidohydrolase family protein: MYEKDGEKYFVVDAHTHFWDASPDNWVKGQEEYAKGWIECFHAYQGLGPKETHWPIDRFQKYSEELMMHDLFEAGHVDTAIFQPTNLRQWYKNGFNTTEADAALAEKHPGKFLVNTTFDPREGDEGLKAFSERVKRYGCKGVKLYTAEWRGDSRGWSLKDPEAARYLEKCEELGVKNVHIHKGPTIWPLDKDAFDVSDVDHVATDFQGLNFIVEHVGLPRIEDFCFMATQERNVYAGLAVVIGGLMHARPKFFAKVMGELMFWLGEDKLVFGADYAIWEPKWQVEGFVDWTMPGDDDLSDFPPLTVDQKKKILGLNAARLYDIDVPAELRLEDPEPVEPVGVPNS; the protein is encoded by the coding sequence ATGTACGAAAAAGACGGCGAAAAGTACTTCGTGGTGGACGCCCACACCCACTTCTGGGACGCGAGCCCGGACAACTGGGTCAAGGGGCAGGAGGAATACGCCAAGGGCTGGATCGAGTGCTTCCACGCCTACCAGGGCCTCGGCCCGAAGGAGACGCACTGGCCGATCGACCGCTTCCAGAAGTACTCCGAAGAACTGATGATGCACGACCTGTTCGAGGCCGGGCACGTCGACACCGCCATCTTCCAGCCGACGAACCTGCGGCAGTGGTACAAGAACGGCTTCAACACGACCGAGGCCGACGCGGCGCTGGCCGAAAAGCACCCCGGGAAGTTCCTCGTCAACACGACCTTCGACCCGCGTGAAGGCGACGAGGGGCTGAAGGCGTTCTCCGAGCGCGTCAAGCGCTACGGCTGCAAGGGCGTCAAGCTCTACACCGCCGAGTGGCGCGGGGACTCCCGCGGCTGGAGCCTGAAGGACCCGGAAGCCGCGCGCTACCTCGAAAAGTGCGAGGAGCTCGGCGTCAAGAACGTCCACATCCACAAGGGACCGACGATCTGGCCGCTGGACAAGGACGCGTTCGACGTGTCCGATGTGGACCACGTGGCGACGGACTTCCAGGGCCTCAACTTCATCGTCGAGCACGTCGGCCTGCCGCGCATCGAGGACTTCTGCTTCATGGCCACGCAGGAGCGCAACGTCTACGCGGGGCTGGCCGTGGTGATCGGCGGCCTGATGCACGCCCGGCCCAAGTTCTTCGCGAAGGTCATGGGGGAGCTGATGTTCTGGCTCGGCGAGGACAAGCTGGTCTTCGGCGCGGACTACGCGATCTGGGAACCGAAGTGGCAGGTCGAGGGCTTCGTCGACTGGACCATGCCGGGTGACGACGACCTGTCGGACTTCCCGCCGCTGACTGTCGACCAGAAGAAGAAGATCCTCGGGCTGAACGCCGCGCGGCTCTACGACATCGACGTGCCCGCGGAACTGCGGCTCGAGGACCCGGAGCCCGTCGAGCCGGTCGGCGTGCCGAACTCATGA
- the mimD gene encoding propane 2-monooxygenase effector subunit MimD, whose product MTIFKTAESPFKADNTASNMCGFTLMNNQVGAIIAEVMSTKDNVTVTPLPSMIRVDAKGRTDLVYAEVDEAAGEEEGWFNAAEFEESMSTHYGRMIHEDDRTIMFANPEDAAEYLDFDLKVIK is encoded by the coding sequence GTGACCATCTTCAAGACGGCGGAAAGCCCGTTCAAGGCCGACAACACCGCGTCGAACATGTGCGGCTTCACCCTGATGAACAACCAGGTCGGCGCGATCATCGCCGAGGTCATGAGCACGAAGGACAACGTGACCGTGACCCCGCTGCCCTCGATGATCCGCGTCGACGCGAAGGGCCGGACGGACCTGGTCTACGCCGAGGTCGACGAGGCCGCCGGCGAGGAAGAGGGCTGGTTCAACGCGGCCGAGTTCGAGGAAAGCATGTCCACGCACTACGGGCGGATGATCCACGAGGACGACCGCACGATCATGTTCGCCAACCCCGAGGACGCGGCCGAGTACCTCGATTTCGATCTGAAGGTCATCAAGTAA
- a CDS encoding toluene hydroxylase, translated as MTATSERSVPKPAFTDAEAGAKVFPDSTARQYNYFTPAKRKQSHYEDVTVEVQPDPRHYLSQGWLYAFADGKGGYPLEWTALKAWGSDRPLPERGPGSGGKGYDWPAHGWHEFRDPNEEWELTLYRYNANVVRQLNQNIDAARQAKAFEQWNRNWVEFVAKHVGAWMHVDHGLGLYLFANANRRAPTNMHNNAISVNSMHRIRAAQDLALYNLTLTEEVEGFDGTAHLATWNEDPAWQGVRDCAEQLTGIWDWCEAIFAANVVFEPLVGELFRSNLVQQAAPANGDFVTPTLIGAEEFDFSERDLRYTKPMFHLLVNDKEFADHNKALLQKWLEDWVPRCIAAARALQPLWSQPDAKPIRFEDGLDRVKSRFAGILSELGLKAPEELGQ; from the coding sequence ATGACAGCCACCTCCGAACGCAGTGTGCCGAAGCCGGCGTTCACCGATGCCGAAGCGGGGGCCAAGGTCTTCCCGGACTCCACCGCCCGCCAGTACAACTACTTCACCCCGGCCAAGCGCAAGCAGAGCCACTACGAAGACGTCACCGTCGAGGTCCAGCCCGACCCGCGGCACTACCTGTCCCAGGGCTGGCTCTACGCCTTCGCCGACGGCAAGGGCGGCTACCCGCTCGAGTGGACCGCGCTGAAGGCGTGGGGTTCGGACCGGCCGCTGCCCGAACGCGGCCCGGGCTCCGGCGGCAAGGGCTACGACTGGCCGGCCCACGGCTGGCACGAGTTCCGCGACCCGAACGAGGAGTGGGAGCTCACCCTCTACCGCTACAACGCCAACGTCGTGCGCCAGCTCAACCAGAACATCGACGCCGCGCGCCAGGCCAAGGCGTTCGAGCAGTGGAACCGCAACTGGGTCGAGTTCGTCGCCAAGCACGTCGGCGCGTGGATGCACGTCGACCACGGCCTCGGCCTCTACTTGTTCGCCAACGCCAACCGCCGCGCGCCGACCAACATGCACAACAACGCGATCTCGGTGAACAGCATGCACCGGATCCGCGCGGCGCAGGACCTGGCGCTGTACAACCTGACCCTCACCGAAGAGGTCGAGGGCTTCGACGGCACCGCCCACCTGGCGACCTGGAACGAGGACCCGGCGTGGCAGGGCGTGCGGGACTGCGCCGAGCAGCTGACCGGGATCTGGGACTGGTGCGAGGCGATCTTCGCCGCGAACGTCGTCTTCGAGCCCCTCGTCGGCGAGCTGTTCCGCAGCAACCTGGTGCAGCAGGCCGCGCCGGCCAACGGCGACTTCGTCACCCCGACGCTGATCGGCGCCGAGGAGTTCGACTTCTCCGAACGCGACCTCCGCTACACGAAGCCGATGTTCCACCTGCTGGTCAACGATAAGGAGTTCGCCGACCACAACAAGGCGCTGCTGCAGAAGTGGCTCGAGGACTGGGTGCCGCGCTGCATCGCGGCGGCCCGCGCGCTGCAGCCGCTGTGGTCGCAGCCCGACGCCAAGCCGATCCGGTTCGAGGACGGCCTCGATCGCGTGAAGAGCCGGTTCGCCGGAATCCTGTCCGAATTGGGCCTCAAAGCACCGGAGGAGCTGGGCCAGTGA
- a CDS encoding NADH:ubiquinone reductase (Na(+)-transporting) subunit F, with translation MAEKHRVRFEPVGIEIDVAEDTTILRAAAEQGVMLMHGCKEGQCAACKSFILDGDDVEHDRYSTFALPDYEKEEGFTLLCRAHAYEDLTIELLNYDEEMIQSGLPIQETTVEVVSNEHVTHDLRHLVVRLAEELKFFPGQYLDFAVPGTEETRSFSMANTSARDRLLEFVIKIYPDGLFSRFLDTRVAVGDRLRVTGPFGVFTLRDNPGKDLVFVGGGAGMAPILALLRSMAERGLDRKAVFYYGARRRHDLCFEDELRELEEKLPGFRYVPALSEPGDDDWTGETGFVTDVLRRAGADLTGADAYVCGPPPMVEAALELLPALGVADKRVFYDKFTTTGEG, from the coding sequence ATGGCGGAAAAGCACCGCGTCCGGTTCGAGCCGGTGGGGATCGAGATCGACGTCGCCGAGGACACCACGATCCTGCGCGCCGCGGCCGAGCAGGGCGTCATGCTCATGCACGGCTGCAAGGAAGGGCAATGCGCGGCGTGCAAGTCGTTCATCCTCGACGGCGACGACGTCGAACACGACCGGTACTCGACCTTCGCGCTCCCCGACTACGAAAAGGAGGAGGGCTTCACGCTGCTGTGCCGGGCCCACGCCTACGAAGACCTGACGATCGAGCTGCTCAACTACGACGAGGAGATGATCCAGTCCGGGCTGCCGATCCAGGAGACGACCGTCGAGGTCGTCTCGAACGAGCACGTCACCCACGACCTCCGGCACCTGGTGGTGCGGCTGGCCGAGGAGCTGAAGTTCTTCCCCGGCCAGTACCTGGACTTCGCGGTCCCGGGCACCGAGGAGACGCGCTCGTTCTCGATGGCCAACACCTCGGCGCGCGACAGGCTGCTGGAGTTCGTCATCAAGATCTACCCCGACGGGCTGTTCTCCCGGTTCCTCGACACGCGGGTCGCGGTCGGCGACCGGCTCCGGGTGACCGGCCCGTTCGGGGTGTTCACCCTCCGGGACAACCCGGGCAAGGACCTCGTCTTCGTCGGCGGCGGCGCCGGGATGGCGCCGATCCTGGCGCTGCTGCGGTCCATGGCCGAGCGCGGTCTCGACCGGAAGGCGGTCTTCTACTACGGCGCCCGCCGCCGCCACGACCTCTGCTTCGAGGACGAGCTGCGGGAGCTCGAAGAGAAGCTGCCGGGCTTCCGTTACGTACCGGCGCTTTCCGAACCGGGCGACGACGACTGGACCGGCGAGACCGGCTTCGTCACCGACGTCCTGCGCCGGGCCGGCGCCGACCTCACCGGAGCCGACGCCTACGTCTGCGGGCCCCCGCCGATGGTGGAAGCCGCACTGGAACTGCTGCCCGCGCTCGGCGTCGCCGACAAGCGCGTCTTCTACGACAAGTTCACCACCACGGGCGAAGGGTAA